The Megalops cyprinoides isolate fMegCyp1 chromosome 15, fMegCyp1.pri, whole genome shotgun sequence region GTAAAGAGCTTTAATATTAATCGGTGCATTTCATATTATGTATTAACTTAATTGTGAAATTATATGGAAGACATAGTATCCTTTCAACTTACCTGCATTTGTGTTCAAACTGGAAGAATTGTGTTTTATCACAGTTTAAGTAAACACCTTTACCCCACCACACCACATGTCCTCAGCTACTGCCAGTGTAAATGTTCTCCACTATGACTACACTATACTATGTCTCTACATTTATCTGTCTCCAGGACATTTCAAGCCCGTTTCTGGCCCTGCACAAAAAACAGCCCAGACaaggttttgtttctttttttattgctcaCTTTTAATTGACACACTTTCAGTCTTAACATTTCCTAATAACGTATGTACACAATGTTGCCAAAAAGCAGCGTCacgtggctttttttttttaccaaaaacaTACCAGAAAAGTCAGTCAAGGCTATTtgcaacagcaaaacagcattCTGCCATCTCCAGAATGGTGGTGCTTCCCCCAACAACTCCTTCCGTGTATTTCAATTAATCCAACAATGTAAACTTGTGGTTAAAGCAAATcccactgaggaaaaaaaaaaaactctttcaagtacttttcattttcaataaaactATAGGATGGACTGCACAAATTCAGTTAACTAAAGACCttctgaaatgtgcatgtagTGCCTCTGCCAGAAAGCGCACTGATGTAACACACCGAACCTCTGGACTCAGATTACAACGCTCTTTTTCAAATAATCTCAAGATAAGGCTTGCCAGTATCAACCTGAAGTTATTACAGCAGAGTTCATGCATTAGTTCCAGCTGTCAAGCAACACAAAGTAGGTATCCGTTAGCTTCAGGGGCCCTGCAGTGAAGAACCAGTAGGATAAATTGTCTCATATACAAAGCAGAATGCATATGTAATGATTGCATAGGAACCATCAACGCCAAACCTGTCTGTTCAATGAAACTGTGATCAAACAGCTGACAACAGTTAAGTGGGACTTGTCTGGAGTGAGGCGGGTTATTGGCATTCAGTGTTTGTGCAAACCTTATTTCAGATTCTCTAAAAGATCAATGCATCAATGCACTTGAATAAAAGcatacaagcaaaaaaaaaaaaaaaaaaaaaaaaactactggcAGCTTTTGCTGTACTTTCACACTGAAATTGCAAGGCATCTTTCCTGTCTTTCTTGTGTACAAGAACCTCTGCGTGAGCTCTGCTGTGATGACTTGGTGGTTGTTTTCAGCTTGTGTAGTGCCTGCCTTGGCCAAAGCCTGCCTGATTATACTGGTAGCCACCCTGCTGGAAGAACTGTTCAAACTGCCCTCCTTGGTTGAAATTTTGTCCACCTCGCCCTCCCCAGCCTCCCCCCTGTCCTCCCCGGCcacctctgcccctgccccctcttcctcctcgtccACCTCTTTCTTGATGGCGACCACCGTCCTGGTAGTGGTTATCCTGTTGGtacccagctcctcctccttgatagcttccaccccccccaccctggtATCCCCCTCCTGGGTAACTCGGGCCCTGGAACCCACCCTGGTAACTCCCACCTCCATAACTTCCCCTACCCCCTCCTCCTTGGTGACTGCCTCCTTCCTGGTAATTGCCGTGGTATCCACCaccaccgccgccgccgccgccaccaccaccgcttcctcctccccctccttctgaCCAGCCTCCTTGAACTTTACTGCCCCTGCCACCTCCTccgcccctcccacccccgcGCTCATAACCCCCGCGGCCCCCTTGGGACTGCTGGTCGTAGCcgcctctgccccctcccctgcctccacCTCCGTACTGCTGACCACCGCCTCCGTATTGTTGACCACCACCTCCCTGGGGACCATCTTGCCTCTTCTGCCACGTGGGCATTTCTGGAGGGGGCGGCTCAATCTCATTGGGCCTCCCGCCCCGGTCAGGTACACGGCCCATCAGAACCTGTAACacaaatggtttaaaaataaataaataattaaaaatatacacagacattatacacacacgttacattacattatatttcattatattatatatacatacgcACAAAAATAACAAGGATGTCCATCGATCACAAGATCTGTTGCCTCAAATGAGGCACTTCAAATTGTTCTTGAATGGCATTGCTGCCCTAGGATTTTGTGAAACACTGAGAGCTGAGCTGCAGGCTCACACGCACCTTGTTGATGGCGCAGGCTGTCTTCTCACGGATCTTCCCGCTGCTGGTGCGCAGGATTTTGGAGAGGTCCTCTCTAGCGGCAAAGAGGTGAGCAACAGACACCGCGCTCTTTGGGGCCAGTGACGCGCGAAGCGGCGGGTACACTTTGGCCAGCTTTTCAGCATGAGTCTAAACGGAGCACAAACCGCACGCCATTTAACACAGCTGCGCCTTTGtgtgtaaacatttggaggcCTTCCTTGTGCAGTCGAAACCTTTCTATTTTCTAGGTGTATTACACTCAGTAACACAacttttttcaaattaatgcTGAGCATGAAAAAATGATCTTACCTTGGCTCTGTCCGACCAGCCAAATGATTGGACGGTCACATCCAGACGTTTCAGCAACATCTTTCTTCTGACATCATATTCATTCACAAGTGCTTGGTTGATAGCTTCAATTTTTTCCTGCAAAAGTACATGCCTGGTTGCTGTTTTTATGAAAGTACTCgtacaaatggaaatattttttaccAATGACACGCTGGGCCCCGAGACTTCACTATAGTGTTTGGCTGagtatttcattttgcataGACCTTTAAAAAGAATAATCACTACTCAAAGACTGATTATTAATTTTTATCCCTATaactgagaaatgaaatgtaatggatTCTGGATGAGGCTGGAGTGTGTTGAGGCACTGACCCAGTGGACTGGTCCAAGTGGTTTCTTCAGTAGGGGGGCTCCTACGTGGGTTGGGGGCACCTTTGCCAAGGCTTCTTTCAGCTGGAGACATAGGGAACCACCAAGACATTAAAGTCAAGATAGACATTATtaatgaagaaacaaaacactcCTGAAAAGACCTGCGCAGGTAAACTGTGGCAAACAACAACCACCTTGCCATTACAGTTCCAGTACCAGTAAAATATTACCATACTGGCCTGTATATAAGTTGGGGGATTTTCctataaatatatgttttgaaaaatgaaatcctcCCAGCATCCTAAGGACAGCTTGAGGATGGCAAGTGCTGCAAGATTTAGGCGTTCTCATCTTGTCCAAAGAAAAGCAACACCACAAGAGCCATCAACAGAACCACTATATGTTCACAAGCACAAGTTATTACTGCCTTTCCTGGAGTAGTGTAGACCTTCTTTAAAGACCAACATTCATACCATTACATTTAGACATCCGTGCAACCCAAAAGACGactgtgttaaaaaaacagacacaaggTGACATACATACGTGGCAGACAGTGATTATGAAATATTCctacatttcatacacattgCCAAAGCACTATGCATAATAAATTTGGCACAAACCAATGGTTGGCAGGTACAATTCTTGGTGGGTTCATTGTGTATGTTTTGAGACCACATATTTACAAGTAGAAAGTACATACAGCCCACAAACCTACTGAAATTAGAAACTTACATTTCACGTAAAagagtgcatttcctgaagaaaatgtgtttgcaacCTGGCAGTGAAAACGTGGTAATGTATATGGGAcgatcgctaggatgtggctaagtggttgctaggctgttgctaggtggttgctaggatgTTGCTAAGCAGTTTCTAGATTGTTGCTGGATGGTTGCTaagctgttgctaggtggttgccagggcattactaggtggttgctaggctgttgctaggtggttgctaaggtatataaggtggttgctagggtgttgctaggtggttactaGGGCGTTactagatggttactaaggtatatgatttGGTTGCTAGTGCGTTGTTGGGtagttgctagggtgttgctatgtggttgctagggtaaacaatatggttgctggagcattgctagggcgttgctgggcGGTTGCTAgtgtgttgctaagtggttgctagggtaaacaatatggttgccGGGCACGGCTGGTTGGTTGCCAAAGTGctgctaagtggttgctaggcagTTGCTAGGGTAAGCAAtgtggttgctagggacacacccacctttggtgagtgttggatcacatgacccaaagcacctAATCAGGTCctgtggctattggtcaaatggtgatCGAGTGGTAAGGCtttgagaaatgcactgaagtcaatgggaggatggaaggatgaataaacgagtaaagGACAAGTGCggggtcagtatggctttcaatgagtgttgggtggcatgacctgaggcagtatatgaggtactgtgaccatACGCTGAAAGGTGACAGAGCGGTAAGACttggaaaaatgaattgaagtcaatgggaggatggagggaggagtgaACGACAAAAGGACGAGTGcaggtcagtatgggtttcaatgacAGTTTGATGGTGGATGTCGGGCcaaaggtgaccgagcggtaggaccttaaaaatgaactgaggtgaatgggaggatggagggatgagtgaacgacaaaaagacgagCGCGGGTCAAGACGGTtgtggatgagtgttgggtgatttgtcccgaggcaacatgtgaggtatggtggctcTGGGGTGAAATGTGACCGAGTGGAAAGgtcatgaagtgtgagggggttgattttgaaaatgaatgggagtctatggggaaaaaaggcatgaaaaaacaacaaaaaccagagaaTGAGTGCGGGTACAGCTTAGCTGTATCCAAGCAACTCGATCGGGGTCAGACCagacgggttacagttggtttggggtcgatatctcaaaaactgtgggaggagaagcggtccaaaatttggtggaataagaagaagaaaaagaaaaagaagaataaaactatcggattACAACAGTTTGTTATGCTTCGCATTGCAAGCACACTAATTCATCTGATATTCAAATACACTATGGCTCACAAGACAGagaatttaaacaaatgaatctTGTCTCCCACTCCAAACACCTGTTGTTTCCAGGTGTTTAACCCACTGCGACgaaaaatgcattcactcacaACTCTGTGCAAAACAAGATAGTGTTATCAGTAATTCTACACAAGATTCACAAGTTATTCTAGACAAGATTCACAGGCTTCTTTGATGCATATtgttgagagagaaaaacagattttggcTATTCACAAACATTTGAATAGCGATCCAGGTTAATCGATGCAAGATCTCAGGGTGAAATGTCTGGATAATCGAATATTCAATGTCACCCCAAATCTGCTTAAATAAGCAATGGAGATTCTACTGGAAGCATTTGCTCTGTTACAAAATTTGTTGGCTTTGTGACAATAGCAACTAGGGGGTGTGTGatgcattgtttatttgtcaTAACCACATTATAGACATGTACAATCATCCATATCGAGGGGCCAGACAGCAtgatattttcagttcattgaCAATGACGTAAGCTAGATTCCATTTACTGCAGTTCATTAGGAGATATGCATGCCTGAGTGACAAGAACCAGTTCCCTCAAAATCTGATAATTTTCCTTGCCCAGTTATGGTAGTTCCTATGATTACTAAATCTAATGCTATCACATAACACACTTCATGTGGAATTAAGTGTCAATATCCTCATCATGTCAGAGTTTGTGTAGGAGATGACCAGAGGAAAGTAGGCCTCTAGTCTGTGCTTTTGGCAGCTAGTCAAATTTCTGAATTCCAGCGCCATGCTGTGCAATGATATCAAGCTACAGCAGCACTGAAACGTGGCTCAGGCCTTCAGAAACAGGCTTTAGCTGCAGAAAAACAGGTCGGTGGCAAAGCAAAGGACAAGCTCCGTGGTTCGGGACTCAGACAAACTGACACCAATCAGAACACAACATCTGTGTCAGCTAAATACAACAAAGTAGACCTCTTTAATCAAAACAGTTGATATATCATCAGGTATACAATTATGTAACTTATAGTAATAGCaatgatataaataaaaaaatgtattcatggttggggggggttgtctTTTACACACCTTCTTTTCGATGCCACTGAAGAACTGGAACATTGTGATGTTGGCAGGGGGCTTGGACATGCCTAAAGCCATGCATATGCCCTTCAGCTCCAAAAATATGTCACTGCCCCCACCCTCCTGAACCTTCTTCTGTGGCCTGTTAACCAGGATCATCTTGGAGGCCTCCAGCTCAGAAATCAGGAAAGCTGTAGgagaaattcacatttttatccatggagaaaaaaacaaggctgaATAACTACTGTATCACTGTGTATAAGTCTAAGCACGTTCAATAATATGAACACAGAAAGAAGTGGAGGCATAGATAGAAacgaaacaacaaaaaaaccctggGAAATAGGAATGTTAAGAACTAATTTTCTACTTTCACTTAGAGATTTCAAGTAAAGTAGCAGCACTAAAATGTTGTTTCACTCGTACAAACACATTATAAATTATGCCCTTTCTTGTGTCATCTCAGCATTGACTGACTCTCTTCGGAGCATTGCAACTCTTCTGTTAGGTGGTCTGGCTCTCTCCTTTAACGCTCTGCAATCTCACAAACACCTTTGAAAAACACCACGGGCGATTAGTGTTAATTTCCCTCCTGACATCTCTGGAATTTTGGCAGTGATACTGTAACAAGCATTTCGACAAAAAGGCGTGCAAGcataacactgaaaacatactgaggaggagaaggcagtTGTTCCTGTGGAGCAGGCGCTGGGTGACGTCGCCTGTGGTGAGGACAGAGTAGGGGCAGGCCATCTCCCCCAGCAGGCCGCTCATCTCCAACTGGAACCCCTCTGCCTCACTGGGACCTGGGGGAGACACCCCAGCAACACACTAAGATCCAGAGGCACTCCAGATACACTGCAAGGTACACCTTCTCACGGGCAGCTGAGTAAAGGAAAACATCAATTGACTAGAAGGTCTAAGGCTAAAGGTCTAATCCCCAGTCTGATACTGCCTCTGTATCATTCAGCTGCAGGGTCGCATGATGATAATGGTGCTGACGGTGTACCGCGACACCAAAAATGAGATTCCACTACGTTTCCACTTCTGCGGCTTGCGATACTGTTACAACGTAATGTGACCGTAAGCTTCCATATCACTGAACTAGTATCACTATATCCTAGCATATAAGCAGGGAGTTGGGAAAGTAAATCAGAAGAGATTCACTGCTGAATTAGCATTGTGATGACCCCTTCATCAACTACAtcagaaaaatgaatacaattaatTTGGAATAAATTCAGATTTTGAGCCACTGATCAGCACTATGAGGCCTGTAGGGAAATGAGAGCAGGTTAGAGTATATATGAATCcttgaaatatacatttaatttacagacAACAATAAAGCTTGCACACTGTGTAAGGCATCTTCCTTTACAGTAAACGAAAGTGAAATCCAAACAAAGCAGACACTATCTGGAtggtactttttaaaaattctctttaaaaaaaaaccctgagtaacagagacagatacaaagaaaaaaaagatctgcagACAGAAAAACTCAGGCCTCTATGTATGTTACTTCCTAAGATACTGGGTCCTGGAAATATAGCAAAAATGTTATCTTCAATTTTCCAAGTTTGACTTTACAACTAGAACTACACGGAACAGACAGCATAAACTTCAGATTtgttaatataattttttgaGAATTTTTAACAATTTGAAACACATGTGAGATCAATGTGCATGAGGCCTCCACATATATACATTAGAGATATAATGACCCACAAATTCAATGGATCTATTATTGGGCAAAAATCAGACAAAAGCACAAAGTGTGTGCCAACTGCAATTTGAGGAAAACCCTATGAATGGATGGTTGCCCTGGAATATGGACGCCAACATGCCAAGACAGAGGAGATAAAGGGGCCGGTGGCCCCAGCCCTCACAGTTTGTGGCATGCACGTTCTCCTCCAGCTTGCAGTAGAGCTTCAGCTCTGAGACAATCCAGGCACACAGCTTGGTGAACTCTGGGGAAGCAGCCCCTAGGTTCACTGCCAGGTCCAATGCTCCATCCTCCAGCAGTGGACCCTTGTACCTGCAACACAGAAGTGGGCTTACAACCACACTGGTGCCACTACCATGCCCCCAGCATGACATATCGTCTGCAAACCCTCTGCAAACTGGGCTTGATGACAGGGATCATTTGATACAGAATGTGTCCATTAGTACATTGAGAGACCTTAGCAGGCCATGaacacattcatacaaacaGGGATCAATAGCTATGAACAGTACACTAAGATAGAAGCAATATCTTTCAGTTTATTCTGCCTTGAGCAAGCTAAGTTCCAGTTACAtcatacacacaacaaacatgAGAACACACTAAATTCTAGGAGTCCTGACCTAGCTGGAAAAATTAGGCCTGCACAAACAACTCTACAGATTTGTAGCTGGCTACCTAGATCATTAATATCTTGTGTTAAGGTCAAAACTGAAACAAGAAGAACATGATTAACATATGACACATTAGAGCATGTTATCATTAGTAGATAACAGTTATATGGCGTCACAACACAACGGAATACATTCCAAgaaacagttaaaaatgaacagcttTTGAATTGTGATGATGTCAGCATACAAACAGCTACTAACGTTGCAATCGGTCGGAAAATGATATCCAGACCACACCTAGATggttggctggctagctagctagcatataTTCTGAAACGATAGGCTGCAGACCTACTGTTATGATACTTCTGACAGAGCAAGATATCAGACTAGCATCTCTGGTAGTTAGTTAAGGTAAAGACCGGCCGCTAGACAGGTagttatataaatggatacacCGACGACATGTGGacaaatcatgaaaaaaaaccctgctagCTGACACAAGCACGTTAACCATATACTTTGCCATCTAACCAAATCGTCAGCTGGTAAGTTACGTACTTGGTGGCCATGTAGGTAGCATTAGCTAGTTATCTAACAAGCCAGCTATAATGACAATGGTTTTAGATTATTAAAAAGTACGGCAACATAAATCTGGAGACAGTCGGGCTATCACGCCTCGATGTGACACGCAGTTGAGGGGTTCGTCTGCGCTACTC contains the following coding sequences:
- the fam98a gene encoding protein FAM98A, which gives rise to MENDILDSLEDLGYKGPLLEDGALDLAVNLGAASPEFTKLCAWIVSELKLYCKLEENVHATNCPSEAEGFQLEMSGLLGEMACPYSVLTTGDVTQRLLHRNNCLLLLTFLISELEASKMILVNRPQKKVQEGGGSDIFLELKGICMALGMSKPPANITMFQFFSGIEKKLKEALAKVPPTHVGAPLLKKPLGPVHWEKIEAINQALVNEYDVRRKMLLKRLDVTVQSFGWSDRAKTHAEKLAKVYPPLRASLAPKSAVSVAHLFAAREDLSKILRTSSGKIREKTACAINKVLMGRVPDRGGRPNEIEPPPPEMPTWQKRQDGPQGGGGQQYGGGGQQYGGGGRGGGRGGYDQQSQGGRGGYERGGGRGGGGGRGSKVQGGWSEGGGGGSGGGGGGGGGGGGYHGNYQEGGSHQGGGGRGSYGGGSYQGGFQGPSYPGGGYQGGGGGSYQGGGAGYQQDNHYQDGGRHQERGGRGGRGGRGRGGRGGQGGGWGGRGGQNFNQGGQFEQFFQQGGYQYNQAGFGQGRHYTS